ACTTCCAACATCACTTTCAGTTTCATCAGTTGTTTGATGATCTAAGCGCCTTTCCACTGCTCTAAGTCTAGCAATAAGCTCTCTTGGACTAAATGGTTTTGTCACATAATCATCTGCTCCTATCTCCAGACCAACAATTTTATCAATTGTTTCATCTTTTGCTGTTAACATAATAATTGGTGTACTAATTTTTTCTTTACGCAATGTTTTCGTGACATCAAATCCATTAATTTTAGGTAACATTAAGTCCAAAATAATGAAACTGTATTGATTAGACATAGCACAATCAACAGCAGCTTCACCATCATGTACAACATCAACTTCAAAGTTTTCTTTTTCTAGGTTATATTTTAAGAGTGTTGTAATAGATGGCTCATCATCAACTACTAAAATTCGCTTCATAATAGCTAAACGTCCCTTCCCTATCCTGTTTAGTTTGTTCCATTATACCACAGTTAATATAAATAGATGAACACAGGATAATAATGAGCGTGGAGTCAATTATTTAATAGTTCCGTTTAACTCACGTTCAACCTTCATATCAGAAATAGCAATATAGCCTAACTCGTTCACTACATTTTTTTGTACATCATCAGATTTCATGTAATCAAGGAATGCTGTCACATCAGAACTTGCATCTTTTTTTGTATACATATGCTCATATGCCCAAATTTTCCAAGAATTATCTAATACATTTTTATCTTTTGGTTCCACATTATCAATAGAAAGACCAATAATACTATCATCAATATAAG
This genomic stretch from Vagococcus sp. CY52-2 harbors:
- a CDS encoding response regulator transcription factor, which gives rise to MKRILVVDDEPSITTLLKYNLEKENFEVDVVHDGEAAVDCAMSNQYSFIILDLMLPKINGFDVTKTLRKEKISTPIIMLTAKDETIDKIVGLEIGADDYVTKPFSPRELIARLRAVERRLDHQTTDETESDVGSNHLNVGDIIAYPNDYKVLKRGMDISLTKKEFELLIYFMERQNRIIGRDELMLSIWKDDMYHLSRTVDIHVSHLREKIEDDAKNPGYIKTVRGFGYKFQEPYA